TCGGAGCCTCTGTACGGAAGTGAGGGCGCGGGCTCTGCCGATGAGGCGATCGGCTATGCGGTCGCCAGAAACGAAAACGGCACCAGATTGGTGCCGCTTTGGGTGTTTGAAGCTCGGTGTCCGATTAACGGAACGAGCGGGCCGCAATGTTGCGGATGTCGAAACGGGTGATGCCGATGTCCGACAGCGCGTGGTTCGAGAGGTTGCCGAGTTCGGCAACGGTGCGACGGTAGTTGATCCAGCTCTTGGCAATGCGAATCGGGTTCATGATGATTTCCTCAGATAAAGATGAGCGCGACAAGATCGTCCGCTTCGTTGAGGGTGTTATACGCCCGAGTGCGTTAATGTTGCAGTGCAAAGAAAAGGCACCTGCTATGCATTTGTGCAGACGTCTGCACGTTTTGAGGGCACTATTGGCGTCTGCTGACAAAAGCGCCATGAGTTAATGATGGATTAAAATCGAGACAAGGGATTGTTTTCGAATAATTTATTCTCGAAGCGGGATTTGGGTGTTCATAAGCTGAGCCGATAGTTGGGCGGCAACGGGTTGGTGCTCATATAAGCAGCAAACGGGAGTGCGTCGTTGGCGCGGGCGGTCTGCATTCTCGCCCGAGGGCCCGGCACAACCGTGGACGGAGATGGGAAGAGGTGTCGCTACTCTTCGTCAGTTAGACCAGTGCTTTTTCTGTCGGAATAGAGTTCTGGACAAAAGAAAACGCCCGCCGGGTGGGTGCCGGAGGGCGTTTGTCAAACACACTGACCAGACAAACTGGTTCATGCGGCTGAGGTTGTCGCTGGCTTACTTGACGGCCTGGCGAGCAACGTAGGCGATATCACCGCGGCCAATGCCGAGATCACTGAGTTCGCGGTCGGTCATGCGGCCGAGTTCGCTGACGGTATGACGATACTTGCGCCAGTTATTGAAAGAGCGGGTAAGGTTCATGGTCGTGTCCTTTGGGATAGCAGATCGGCGATCGGTTCGCCGTGTTGATTTCATGATCGGAATATACGCTCGAAGCGATCCGTTTTGCAGACCTAATGCTGCATCGCACCCATGCGGTTGGTGCAACCCTCTCACGAACCGCAGCACGCTTCTGCGCAAAATCTGTGCGAATTCGCATCTGGGAGAAGAGAAAAAACAACAGCGCCCGTCGAGGGAGGAGGTCCGACGGGCGCTGCCTGTTCCGATTGGCAACTGGGAGGAGGAGTGTTGCCAATCCCATCAAGGTGCGCTGGGAGGAGGAGTGCGCTGCCTCGAAGTATGAAAAGTAATATAATTGAGAAAGCCGCACGTCGGTAGAGACAATGCCGAATGGCACCTATGCCGATGCCGCATGGCTGGCGAAAAAATGAGGCGCAAGGCTGGTCGAAAAATATGCATATGCCGACGCGGCGGGCGTATCCTGCTGAAGGATTTAAGGAAACGCAATCTCGGAAAAAATAACGCCCGCTGGGGGAGGAGATCCAGCGGGCGTCATTTGAAGTGACAGGCAACCGGGAGGAGGAGTGTCGCCTGTCGTATCGGGGAGCGCTGGGAGGAGGAGTGCGCTTGCCCGAATTCCTTGCATCAAGCCGTTATGGCTCCCAGACCTTTTTCTCATTAACGAGAAGGGTTGATCTGGCCCCTGGAGCGTCTGCCATTCCGGCGCCGTTCCGATGACTAAGATATAGAGACGGCACGTTCATTTGTGCAGTGCAATAATTTCATGGAAGCCATGCGCTCGTTGCATGAACTTTCAACTCTAATTCTGCACCTATTTTATCCCTCAAATATTCACGAAGCGTTAACGACGATGTCGGCTCGGCCAGCGCTAGGAAAGCGCCTCGACTGTGATATGTGTTTGCCCACTATCGCATGCAAGGAGAGGCCATGTACCGGGCGCGAATAGAGAAAGATTTCAATCTCTGGGTCGAAAAGGGATTGGTGGGACGCAGTGCCACGGATGCCATGCTTGCCGAATATGATGCTCGTCCTTCAAGCTTCAGCGCAGGCCGAGTGCTGATGACCCTTGCCGGCGTCCTGTTGGCGGCGGCGGTCCTTCTTCTTGTTGCCGCCAATTGGGAAGCTATTCCTCGTATCGCGCGTGTCGTCGGTATCATCGGGCTCATCTGGACGTTTTATCTTGGCGCTGCATTTGCGGTGACACGCGGCGCGAATGCGATCGGCGCAGCGCTGCTGGTGATGGCAACGATCAGCTTTGGCGGCGCGATCGCGCTGGTAGGGCAGATGTACCATCTCTCCGGCGATGCGGCAGACGCGCTGATCGTCTGGTTCCTTGCCGCCTGCGTGGCGACGGTTCTTTTCCGCTCGGCGCCGCTCGCTGTGATATCAGGCGTGCTCAGCTGGTGGATCTTTATCGAGCTGATCTTCGAAAGCGACGCGAGCCTGGAGGGCAACGGCTACATCTTCCTTGTGCCGATTCTTGTCGTGGTGACCGTGGCGCTCGTTCGCTACACTGGCGCAGGCTTGGCCCGCCATCTCGCCTATCTGCTGGCGCTCGGCTGGCTTGGTTGGCTTTATACCGAGGCTCCTGAGGCATGGCTGGCTGCGACCTACTTCATTGTCGGTCTGATAGCTTTCCTGCTGGCCGCACTTCCGGTCTCGCCCTTGCGGCGCTTGGCGCTGGAAGCGGGGGCTGCCCCTGCCTTTTACAGTTTCGCGCTTGCTCTGCTGGGGCTTGTAGCCCTGCACATGGAAATGGAAGCTCTTTGGCAGGATGGCGTCATCGGTGCTGTAGCTCTGGGCCTTTCGCTTGTCGGTATCGGGGTCGCGGGTCGGTTGAATGGCGCGGTTCGCTTTCTCGGCTACGCAGCCTTTGCCGGCGAACTGCTCTTCCTTTCATCCGAAACTATTGGCAGCATTTTGGGTACCTCCGGTTTCTTCCTGATCTCCGGCGTGGTCGTCGCCGTCATCGCATTTGCCGTCATCCGGATAGAACGGAAGCTCTCGACAACGCCGGCTGCGACGGAGGTATGAGATGATCAAGGGACTTCTCTCCAAGCCATCCTTCTTCAATCCCTGGGTCGCTGCGGTCATTGTCGCTGTCATGCAGACGGCGATACTTGGTTACATGATCGAAAGCCGCGCCTCGATCCTGCGCGAGGGCAAG
This genomic stretch from Pararhizobium capsulatum DSM 1112 harbors:
- a CDS encoding DUF1127 domain-containing protein encodes the protein MNLTRSFNNWRKYRHTVSELGRMTDRELSDLGIGRGDIAYVARQAVK
- a CDS encoding DUF1127 domain-containing protein, encoding MNPIRIAKSWINYRRTVAELGNLSNHALSDIGITRFDIRNIAARSFR
- a CDS encoding DUF2157 domain-containing protein produces the protein MYRARIEKDFNLWVEKGLVGRSATDAMLAEYDARPSSFSAGRVLMTLAGVLLAAAVLLLVAANWEAIPRIARVVGIIGLIWTFYLGAAFAVTRGANAIGAALLVMATISFGGAIALVGQMYHLSGDAADALIVWFLAACVATVLFRSAPLAVISGVLSWWIFIELIFESDASLEGNGYIFLVPILVVVTVALVRYTGAGLARHLAYLLALGWLGWLYTEAPEAWLAATYFIVGLIAFLLAALPVSPLRRLALEAGAAPAFYSFALALLGLVALHMEMEALWQDGVIGAVALGLSLVGIGVAGRLNGAVRFLGYAAFAGELLFLSSETIGSILGTSGFFLISGVVVAVIAFAVIRIERKLSTTPAATEV